Part of the Suricata suricatta isolate VVHF042 chromosome 8, meerkat_22Aug2017_6uvM2_HiC, whole genome shotgun sequence genome, TTGTAGATGAGCGGGTCCCCTTtggaggaaagaatgaagaattgGGAGATCATGGCGGTTCTGGAGAGTAGGCAAGGAAACAGCCAAAGTTGGGCCTGCCCCGCCCTGTGGCCCCGGAACAAAAGGACTCGCGTACGCTGGCCCTTTAAGAGCAATTCTCCGCCCGCGCCACCACAGACCGCGGGAAACCGGCGTCGGCCCCGCCTTTCCTTCCTAGTGCCCGCGCCGCTTCCCTGTCATTCAGCCCTGGCTCGCTCGGTGATTGGCCGAAGCTGGGGCCGGCGGCGGGTGGGAGGAGCAAAGGGCCTCCTCTTTGATAGGCCCGCACGCAGCGGCGCCGGTCACGTGAGAGGCGACGTTTCGCGCCAATTTCGGTTGGTCCCCAGTAGCGGCGAGCGTTTTCTGCTGTCCCGGGAGTGAGGAGAGCTTTGAACCTGCCAACTGCTGCCCCACGGGCGATGGCAGTTAAGGACTACGTGCTCGAGAAAGGTAAGGATATGCAGCTTTGGAGGAGCGTCCTACGTGCAAAGCCGGCCAACACCTGTTGCTGTGAGCTGGAGTCCTGAGGGGCTCGGTTTGGCGCGCAAGGCCAGAGGCAGGGTCGGGAGCGGCGGGGCCAAGGCAGATGGTGCCTGGGAGGCGCATGAGCCGCCGAGTTCGGAAAAGAGCCGGTTATCGTGTCTGGGGAAGGAGTTGGGGTCCTGGTGGGGGGGGCGACGGACAGCCCGGCTCGGAGAGTCGCGCCCAGGAGAGACCGGGACCTCAGGAGACCCTGTGCAAGGGCCTTAAGCCGCAGGGACGGGCACCGGGGCCCGCTTGCATCTGCGCCCTTAGGCGTTCGGAGTACCCGCGTTCACCAGGAACGCGCCGAGGTCCCGGGGGCGGGCAGGTCCGGACCGCTGAGCGCCGCGATTGGCCATTTTAGGCCAACCTCCGAGCGGAAGTGAAGGCGGGCGGAAGTTGCGCGATGTCGCTGAAAGGAGTGTCGTGTGTAAACAGTGTCCTTCCGCGCGGCGGTCTTGGAGAGAGCCGCTCAGGGTGTGGGCGTGCCTGGAATTGGGGAGTTTAGCGGGAGACCGAGAGAGGAGGTGGTGGGATGGGACGGAGTGGCTGCGGACAGGCCGGCCAATTGCCGGACGGGCTCCCGCCCTGGGCGGAGGAATCCCGTGCTGTGAGGCGGCGGCATATGGGCCCATGTGCTTCTTTGTTTACTAAGAGCGGAAGCAGTGgcgggagagggggtggggtggaggaccGGCCTGGTGGAGAGATTTAAGGGCCCGAAAGGGAGAATCGTGCGCATGGAAGAAAAGCGGGGAACCTGAAGATACGAGTGTGTGGGAAGCTTTTGGGAAAGGGTACTGAGATTTTTAAGGCAGAGACTGGAATTCCCTTGGGGGGAGGTTGTTGGGTAAGGCTCTTAACTGCCAgggtccctttctctttccttaggTAGAGACAGACTTGTTGAAAGGAGTTCTGTCCGACACCGGGAGAATTAAGTAGGCTTACTTAGGTACTCATGTAAACCgattagtttttggttttgtttgtttgtttgtttgcaaagAAAGTTAATTCTTTAGATCCATATCAAGGGAGTTGGGGCAAAGTATCCGAAAGACTGATTCTCgtgattttatgtatttcttacagAAAAGGTCAAGAAGTTCCTTCAAGAGTTTTACCAGGATGATGAATTTGGCAAGAAGCAGTTCAAGTATGGGAACCAGTTGGTGAGTTTAAAATGAAGTGGAGGGAATGGGTGGTGGTTTAAGGAGCTGTAAGAGGGGGGCCTGGCTTGTTTCATCAGGTATAGATGTGACACTTTTAGCGTCGGAGTCCTATGTAATGTCTGGAAAGTGAATTTAAACCTACGTACAtaacaattaaaatgttttaggagTTTGGAGGCGGAGAAGTAagtgttgttttgtctttttctcccctttgggTGGTGGATGCTCCTGAGCATAGTAAACATGGGTCTGTTGTTGTCTCTTCCTTCCCCCAGGTTCGACTGGCTCATCGGGAACAAGTGGCAATGTACATAGACCTAGATGATGTAGCAGAGGACGACCCTGAGTTGGTGGACTCCATTTGTGAGAATGCCAGGCGCTACGCAAGGCTCTTTGCTGATGCTATACAAGAGCTGCTCCCTCAGTACAAGGAGAGAGAGGTGAATGGTTGCAGGGAAATGCAGAGGGAGGAAGCTTCTCGGATACTAGTGTTTTTCTTAGGTGGCAGAAATAGGGCAGTAATTTCTGCCTGGTGCCCTTTCTGGTCCTTTCCTTATTCTGCCATTCGTTTTATTCTGTCTCTAGGTGGTAAATAAAGATGTCCTGGATGTGTACATTGAGCACAGGCTGATGATGGAGCAGCGGAGCCGGGACCCTGGGGCAGCCCGAAGCCCGCAGAACCAGTACCCTCCCGAGCTCATGCGCAGATTGTAAGCAGTCTCCGTGTGGAAGGGTGTGGGGATTTGTTCTCTGGGACTTTGATAAATGACTGTTTTCTCCTCCTAGTGAGCTCTACTTTCAAGGCCCAAGCAGTAACAAGCCTCGTGTGATAAGGGAAGTACGGGCTGACTCTGTGGGGAAGTTGGTAACTGTGCGTGGAATCGTCACTCGGGTCTCTGAAGTCAAACCCAGAATGGTGGTGGCCACTTATACTTGTGACCAGTGTGGGGCAGAGACCTACCAGCCGGTATGTATGGAGAAAGCACTAGGAACACACTTAATTGTTAGTGGTTTCCCCAGGAATTCCTTTTGTCTGTTGATGATAATCTGTCATTGCATTGGTTGTAAGACACGATTACGTAttcatctttcattctttctggtACACGGTGGTCTTTATCTGTCTTGTGTTCTTGGTTCCTATGGTTATTGACTTGGGTTAGGTCAAGGTATCCTGAGCAGTTTGTGGTACATGCCATGAAGACAAAGTTTGATTTTTGTGACTAGTGTCCTTTGGTGTTTCCCTTCTGCCATCCCAGATCCAGTCCCCTACTTTCATGCCCCTGATCATGTGCCCCAGCCAGGAGTGCCAGACCAACCGCTCAGGAGGACGGCTATATCTGCAGACACGTGGCTCCAAATTCATCAAATTCCAGGAAATGAAGATGCAGGAACATGTGAGTTTGGGGTATGTGGCCCAGGGCCCAAGGGAGGTGGAGACTCTGCAGTCACTTGAGtgaaagaatgcaaaaaaaccaaaagaggCTGAGACATAGGAGTTCCCTAGAACAGGAGGGAGGTTTGACTGGAACTTTCTGGTTAAGAAGGGGTAAAGACCATTTTGGGCTTCCTTCTCCGGTCAGCACATCTGAGACtgagaggcagggggtgggaggccTGGGCAGAGAACGTGAGGTCCTCATCAGCTTCATGTCCCTTTCTCCTCACCTGTGCACCTGTTCCCATGTAGAGTGACCAAGTGCCTGTGGGGAACATCCCCCGGAGCATCACGGTGCTGGTAGAAGGAGAGAACACGAGGATTGCCCAGCCCGGGGACCACGTCAGTGTCACTGGCATCTTCTTGCCGATCCTGCGCTCTGGGTTCCGACAGGTAGTACAGGTAAGAGATGGGTTTGAAAGGAGGAAGAAAcgtttccttcttctcctccccttcctcttcactGCCCCGCGGAGAGAACGGTCAACAGCAAAGTAGCACAGAGGGCTTTGTCAAGAACTCCTAAGGGAATCACATGAACAGGCAAGTTCAAGGGCCTTCATCTGTACCCTGTCATTCTCCTGCCCAAGGGTCTCCTCTCGGAAACTTACTTGGAAGCCCATCGGGTTGTGAAGATGAGCAAGAGCGAGGACGATGAGTCTGCGGCTGGGGAGCTGAGCAGGGAGGAGCTGAGGCGAATTGCAGGTGAGGGGCCTTAAGAAGCCTGGGAACAGGGGTTCCTTCCCGgcacccccatcccacccccagaCACTTTATATAAACTTCCACGCAGAGGAGGATTTCTACGAGAAGCTGGCCGCCTCCATCGCCCCGGAAATCTATGGGCACGAAGATGTGAAGAAGGCCCTGCTGCTCCTGCTGGTGGGAGGGGTCGATCAGTCTCCTCGTGGCATGAAGATCAGGGGTAAGCTGGGAAGCAGGGAGGGTGACTGGAAGGGAGAAAGGATGCCAACCAGTGTCCCGTGACGGATCAAATCCGTGCCTTCTGTGTCACAGAGTAAGAGTCCTGGCCTCAtgggtgcagggagggaggaaaggaagtgaTGCCAGGTGTCGTTGGGCAGCGGGCACTGGAAGAGGCTCACCTGGGGCTTTCCTCCCTTCCAGGCAACATCAACATCTGCCTGATGGGGGATCCGGGCGTAGCCAAGTCTCAGCTCCTGTCTTACATCGACCGCCTTGCACCCCGCAGTGAGTACTGGACAAGTGGGACCACATGCTGCTGCCcctcaggggtggggggtgggggtagtggGGGGGGTTCCAGTGCGGGGACTACACAGATCTTCAGCCGCCTCTGGAAGGCCAGACCCCGGTGGGTAGGCAGAGCAATTCCAGTGGCGACCTCGCCTCTGCCCTATTCCTGctgctttctttgttttcctcttcagcatgtctgctttttttccttttttttctttctccccctgttCGTGATCCTGCCACCTAGGCCAGTACACGACGGGCCGGGGCTCCTCGGGAGTGGGGCTCACGGCGGCTGTGCTGAGAGACTCTGTGACTGGAGAGCTGACCTTGGAGGGCGGCGCCCTCGTGCTGGCCGACCAGGGGGTGTGCTGCATCGACGAGTTTGACAAAATGGCTGAGGCCGACCGCACGGCCATCCACGAAGTTATGGAGCAGCAGACCATCTCCATTGCCAAGGCCGGCATTCTGACCACACTTAATGCCCGTTGTTCCATCCTGGCTGCCGCCAACCCTGCCTATGGGCGCTACAACCCTCGGCGCACCCTGGAGCAGAACATACAGCTTCCTGCTGCGCTGCTCTCCCGATTCGACCTTCTCTGGCTGATCCAGGACCGGCCTGACCGAGACAATGACCTACGGTGAGTGAAGCTCAACATTCAAGGACACTTCTGCCCTAATGATCTGAAGGGAGTGAGAAGACATCGGAAACTCCTCCGATGCCCTGCCAAGAGAACGGTTTCtacctgcctctcctctccccaggttGGCCCAGCACATCACGTATGTGCACCAGCACAGCCGCCAGCCACCAGCCCAGTTTGAACCTCTGGACATGAAGCTGATGAGGTAGGAGAGCTGGACCCATTGCCATACGTGGCAGTGTCTTGGGTTCCGTGTCTCCTGGGAAGCTTTTTGTTCTGGGGCATTTTTCACGGCCACTCACCTTGTTCTGTGTCTGGGGTCTGTGAACAGGGGTCCAGGCACCCCGGGCCTGTCTTCACTGGAAGAACCGGCATCAGAACTTACTACAGTCTTTTATAAGTGGATTTATCGTACCAATGATAAAGATCCTTTTTctggaaaattagaaataatttggaATGTGCCATTTGCAGAAACCCATCAGTAATGATcaagttaatttgtttttccttcttaaaactgCCCTCCGCTCCCACCCcgaaacattttcttaaatgccGAACTCTCTGCCGCCCTCCCATGAACCTTCTCCCGCAGGCGCTACATAGCCATGTGCCGGGACAAGCAGCCCACCGTCCCAGAGTCTCTGGCTGACTACATCACAGCCGCGTACGTAGAGATGAGGCGGGAAGCTTGGGCCAGTAAGGACGCCACCTACACTTCTGCCCGGACGCTGCTGGCAATCCTGCGGCTGTCAACTGCTCTGGTGAGTGCAGGGTCCTGCTCTGCGGGCAGATGGTCCGCTCCCCGCTCCCCACTCGCCAGGCACCCCTTGCAGCGTGTTTCTCCCATGGCCGCCTCCCTCCCACTCAGGCCCTGCTGGTGCTaaagtgctgacagtgcagatagCGATCCTGCATGCTACCGCACTGTGGGTACTTGCTGCTCCAGCAGGGCACACACGGCGTCCCTGGAGGGAAAGGCCTTCTCCCCGCTCCTCCAGCTTCCCTGCAGGGCGGGCAGGGTTCACTTCACTCCCTGTGTCCTGGATCCTTGCTACAAACCCGAACTTCTGTCCATACACCTTGGACCTTAGTCCTGGGGGCTCCAAAGTGCTGTTCGTGCAGGTAGTGTGATTACCCGACCTACTGCTGAGCTAGCACTTCCCGAGCCCCAGGGACGCAACCTCTCTGCCACTGCCTTCTTGGCTGAGCTCCCCTTGCTCTGTTGTGGTGAGGAGCCCAGGGGCGCTCAGCGGGGTCTGGTCTCCGCACAGGACAGCTGAACCCGGGACTGGCCAGCGTTGAGAGGCGGAGACTTGGGCAATTGCTGGACGCTGCCCGCGCATTGCACTTGTCTCGGTCTGACAGTGCCGGCCCCGCGCTGCggacactggggtggggggggctctgTTTGTGCCTAGTGGGCTGCCCTGCTGAAAGCTGGAGCGAGGGGGTCCCCTGACCGAGTTCCATCCCCTCCCGTTCCCATCTCTCCCCCCGTTTTCTGCAGGCTCGGCTGCGGATGGTAGACGTGGTAGAGAAGGAAGATGTGAATGAAGCCATACGGCTAATGGAGATGTCCAAGGACTCACTTCTGGGCGACAAGGGGCAAACAGCAAGGTGAGTGGTTTAAGAAAAGATGAAGTCAGGAGTCCCCTTGACTTTACGGCTTCTGCATCCACACGTACGTGATGTTGGCCTCAAGAGTTGTAACACTGACCTGTGATCCCGTCGGGCTGGCTGTCGTTTGCACTCTGACCTTACGCATCCTGCTGTTCCCTTCAGGACCCAGAGACCGGCAGATGTGATATTTGCCACTGTCCGGGAGCTGGTCTCAGAGGGCCGAAGTGTCCGGTTTTCAGAAGCAGAACAGCGCTGCATCTCCCGTGGCTTCACACCTGCCCAGTTCCAGGCCGCTCTAGACGAGTACGAGGAGTTGAACGTCTGGCAGGTTAATACTGCCCGGACACGGATCACTTTTGTTTGATTCTGACCAGCTTGAGACCCTGCGGTCCATTCTTCGTCCCGTGTGCTCGCTGACCCACCCCTTCCTGGAAAGGTCTCATGATGCCTTTGCAGGGAAAGGAGACACTTGCTCTTTTCTCCTGAGCTgcacttgttttatttcttttgctaataaagTGTGTATAGGTTGCTATATTCTGTTCAAGGTATTAAGAATTTTCTAGATTTCTTGTTCACTCCATGAATTTACTGTGTAAAGCACCCACTCTCCCTGCCCACACTGATGTTCCTTGCTGCTCCCTGACTAAAGTCCTGGAGGTTATAGACAGGGACAGGCCAAGGCTGAGAAACGGTGTGGTGAAATACAGGCACCAGAACCTCTGCCTCTTAGGGCTGAGGTACTGCCGGTCAGGTGTAGACATCTGTGTGGTCAGGACTCAGTAAACATTAGCAGTAAGTGAGAAACCTCTTCCTCTGGGCAGTTAACAGTGTCCACAGGGTCAAAGCCTTCCCGTTGTCCTAGAAATGTGCTCAATACCCTTCTCCCTTTGTGAAAAAGACTTAAATTCACTTAGCTTTGGGAAGCAGTCATTGGTCAAGTTTATAGGGTTGGTCTGTATGCACTGCTGTCCCAGAGAGACCTTAAAGAGAACACAGATGGCTGAAGTGGGAGCAGGCAGCCTTTGGCTCAGTATAGATGTGCTCCACCTGACTGGACACGGGGTCACCCAAGTGGCAGCGAGCTCCCAATCCTGCAGGGTGTCCTGCCCAAGCAAAGCTGGAACTAAGGGCCTCCTTTTAAGATCCAACTTGAGAAACCAGCGTGGGGCCCAACAGAGAGGACAGAGCCATTCAAAGGGGTGCTGAGGGGCTGCTCCCCTTTTATTATTGACAGAGGTTTCTCTAAAGGGAGTGTAACACCCCTCCCCTGTGGGACCACTGTCCAACCTGTGTATCGTCCCTTCAAGTGCCCTCTCAGAAGAAGAGCCCCCGCATCCGCCTGCCGATTCCTTGTCGATCATAGAGGACGTTGAACTTGTTCACAAACTGGTTCATGGTGTTGCATGTTTTGGTGATGGTGCCAAGGTAGGCCATGAGCCCCACGTCGTTGCATTGCTGGGAGGAACAAAAACAGTTGCCCAGGGAACAGCTGAGTTCATGTCCCGCGGGCAGAAGTGATAGCCATCAGTCCCACCTCCTCACCCTGGGTTTTATACTCACATCGTAAAAGTCTGTCTTGAACTTgtctgtgctgagcactgggaGGCAGTGACACAGAGCATAGGCCTCCCGCAGGATCTCGTGATTAAAGGGGACCTCCCCTAAAGACAGAAAGACCTCATTAATGTGGATGCAGTCACTTccccaggagggagaggaaaagtggCAACACCCATCCTACCCGCTTCAGAGGCCTTGACATACTCCAAGATGAGCTTGACACGGCTGTGCAGCATCTTAATGGCACTGTGTTGAGCTATCAGGTGTTCAGCCACTGCAGGGAGGCGGGGACAGGCCAAGGCTGAGCAAGCACGTGGCAGTACTTTACACCCCCACTGCCGAAGGAGCCCCTCCAGCTTTTGTTACCAGTGGAGTTCTCCCCGCTGCCGGTGGCTGTCATTCGGGCCACGTGGTCTACACCAATGCGTTCGGCTTCCTCTGTGGCCAGAGTGTAGGTCAGCTCAGCAAACAGCATTGTGGCCTATGGGGTGCAAAGGGAGAGTCAGAAGCAGGAAAGGCCAGGAGCAGGTCTGAGGGTTAACGGGCAGGGCATTACCTCTCCGTTGATTATATCGATGACAGACTCAAAAACACTGACGGGAAGCTGTAAGGAAGCAACGGAGAGCAGCTCTGAATGTCACCTGTATGCCAAAAGCCGGGCTGAGCTTTTCCACAGATTTTCTCATCTTCCCAAGGACCCACTGATGTAGGATTACAGGTGCGGGCAAAAGCAGCTGAGGTTAAACGActagcccaaagtcacacagctggtaagcagGAGAGTTCACCCCCACGTGAAGACTTAACCCAACAGAGATAtacagagaacaggggaggaggatAAAAAAATAGGCACAGTGACTGACAGGCAAGCACGACACAGTGGGCTCTCAGGGTCAGTGTTACTCACGTCTGTGTGCTTGGTCATAGGGTTCAATTTTAGAAAGAGCGGGCTCTCGATTATCTCACAAACCTGGAAGGGGTCGGTGGACACGAGGGTCAGATTCCCGTCTTTCTTGCCCTCACCCTCATGCTCCGGCCCAGCACACGCGTGTGAGCGTGTTACCTGCTTGTGGACGTGGATGTCAGAGGGGTCGGGCGGCCCCCCGGTGGTGTACCAGCCCAGAAACTCCAGCTCCTTGAACACCTGTTTGACTGCAAAGAACCAGAGCACAGTGGGTGTCTTCAAACCGCCTTCCCTGACTGCACGCTCAGGGTTTACTCCTCCTCAgcttctcccctccccgctcaAATCCTGGCACAATTCACAAGGAAATTCACAATAATTAACCCCTTCTATCTTCTCTCATCCTTTACTCTCTTTGGGGGAATACCTAAATGTGTTCTTTTTCGGATACTCTCCTCACTCCTCGGCCCCACACATACAAACTTCTTGTCGCCTGCTCGGTCTTCCCAACACACTCTTCTCTTCCCCACTCGCTCTCCCCCGGGTCTGTTCCCCTCTCACACTGCTCCTCCTTGGTGTAGTAATACTCCTTGTCAATGATAATCTTCTCCTCCACGGTGTGGGACAGCAGCTCAAAGGAGTTCATCACCTCGATATTTCGGCCCTCCTGTTTCCCGATCAGAGCCCCAATCACTGGGGAGGGAAGACATGTAAGAGGTGAGGGTTAGGAATCCGTCCTAATCCTACAGCCCGAGGGTCGAGGTCAGTGTAAACTAGATGCTGGGGACACGgtgacttgggggagggggaacctgccccaggaagggaaggggcaaagacCCCTATTTGAGGGAGGTAACCAAGGAAAGGAGGTTGGAGAATTACGTCCAAGACGCACCCTGCACAGGCCGCCCCTCCTGGGAGCGCATACGGATCCAATGGTCTGAAATGTTGAGAATGACGAGGGGATGAAGAGCGACTGAGACACTCCCCGTGACACCGGAGGCCATCACGCTGGGGACTACTGAGGGTAGAGGGAAAGGAGAGCAAATTAGAGTCCGGGCCGCACGTTCTGCCCCAGAGCTGGGAGCGGGAGACGGCAGACCCGGAGCCATACATCCCTCCCGCAAGTTAGCCCCGGGAGCGGTATCGCCGTCCCGCTTCCTGACTCCTCCATGGAGTCCAGGGGGACCTTGTCGATCCTCGAGGGTCGTCACCAAAGGCCACCCCCGCGAGGCCCGTTACCTGCTGCATCCACCTCCATCCCGCTGCTCCCTCCACTCCCATTCGCCGCCGCCATTTTCCCCGCGCCCGCCagcctcggccccgccccctccctccggGCTTCCGTAGGCCGGCGGCGCATGCTCAATGGGCGCATGGTCTCTGTGGGCGGGGCGGGCGGCCCTCGGAGTCGGAAAAAACCGAGCCGACAGGACTTTGAATGACCCTGATCCAGCTCTTCCATGCAGCTGTGGCTGATCTTGAACAAATTACCTAATCCTATCCCCTTCCAACCTGATCGTCCTTGTCACTAAAATTGGGATAAAACGTGCTAGTTTGTAAGGCTGTTGCAGAATGAATGATCATGTTACTGCCCTCAATAAAATCCAAGCCACAGCTGCAAGGTCCTGCGTGATCTGGCCCTTGCCTGCCAGATGGCGCTGTCCTCTACTTTGCCCCTTGGGTCCCGTGCTTCAGCCACATTGGCTCTCACGTCAGTTCCCTTCACTTACTCCACCCAGTGCCACATAAGGACCTCTGTCGCATTTCTCACTGTAGCCCCTGTGACCAACACGGTATCTGACACAGGCACCAAAATGGTTTTTCCAACGAAATGAATAATTTGAGGTGGAGCCTGTTTGTGAGTGGCTTCATCTTCATGTCCAATCTTTTCTCCTCCACATACTGTATTACCTACCATGCTAGGAACAttccctgaatttttaaaaaaaagttttatttatgtaaggaatctctacaccgaACTGTACctagagcttgaactcaagagacCCTGATACCAAGAGTTCTGCTCTCTTggaactgagccaaccaggtgcccccattaccGGCATTTTCTAACCCTTCCCAACAGCCTTTCAAAACTCACCTCTGGCAAACCTAGCCCTTTCCAGgcttctccccactcctccaTTCAAGCAAGATCTGTACACTGCATTCACCCCCTCTTGCTGCCCCTAATATTTGTCTGGCTGCCTCTTTAAGTGTATCACATCCAAAATGTAAGCTCTTAGAAAGCAGGTGGAGACCACTGTCTTGACCCTGCAGAGCCCACTCCAGTGCCCATGACCAGCAGTACCAGGAGATGAGTTCTGATTTACCACTTTTTTCATCTTCAAGTCCAGTGTTTTAACATATCTTCTAATCATTCTTTGTCCCTGTGTTCCCAATGTCACATCGTCTTCTGTAGTAaaatccctctctccttccctcttacAAATGACACCTGGGAATATATGTGGTGCCCACTCGGATAactcaggataatctccctatctgaagatccttaacttaatcctAAAGCCCTGATAATCTCCCCACTGAAGATCTTTAACTTATCAGatctgcaaaatctctttttCCCTGTAAAGTAACATTCACAGATTCCAAGGTTTAGGACCTGGCTGTCTTTGGCGACTACTGTTCAGTCTGCCATAGCACATGTGGGCCACTGTGGGGGAAGCTGGAAAGCAATGTTCTCAGTTGAATGGTCATTGTCTTTGCGGTATAGAATTACGTCAGTCCATGAAGAGATTCCAGGTGGCTAAACCAGAATTAAGTTGTACTTCCCTAGGCTCCCTTTTGGCTGGGCTGTATCCAAAGGGTCTACCAACCAGGATGGCCTGGGGTAGccatgggggctgggggaagaacTGTCATACCCAGGAATGGTCAGGGCAGAATCTTCAAATTTCAAAACAAGTCTAGAAAGCTCCCTTTTATCCTGATCATTACCCAAGAGATGGCTGACCAAGAGGAGATGAACACTTTCAGGGGGCAGCCACATTTTGTGACCAGGATACCACCTTACTAGGGTCTGCGGATCAGGAGGAGGCGAGGGAGGTCGGGatgatctgaagggggctcttcCAGCCCTTGGCACTCAGATGCTGTGGATGATAGGGAGTGTGGAATGTCCATCCAACACCTTGATTATTGGCCCATTGTTGGGTAGATTTGGGGGCAAAAGGTGCACCAAATGTCCGCAAAGTCTAAAAACATGACACAGCTTAGTTTCAAGGGCCATAATGATGTGGCCTAAATCAAGGGATCAGAATGGAACAGGGACAATGGCCCCAAGAAAGCCTCTAGAAAGTGTCAAAGGTTTGGTGGAGTTGATTTAGGAGGAGTGGGAAGGAGCTTCTAGGCAGTGTAGGCTTGATCAGCATCTtatatgtgtttctctctctgtctctctctttctctctcttggtattctttatttattttagagagagagagagaaaggacaagaaaggggggaggggtagagggagagagaactgcaagcaggctccacactcagcatggacctggatgcagggcttgatcccatgaccctggaatcatgacctgagccgaaaccaagaatcaaatgctcaactgacaaccacacaggcaccccttgatCAGCATCTTAAAAATGCCAGCCTTTGAGACCAGGTCCCAACCATGGGCATGCACACGAGTGATTCAGCTGTCAGAGCCAAGGTGTGTTTCCAAAATTCATTGCCCCAAAGGGCACGCCTTTAAATTGTCTCTGTCATCTTCAAGTGGCAACTCAAGCAGCCAGGCTATTGGCTAACAGCTCAAGTCAGTAAAAGCTCTGCAGAGCACTGGCCAGATTCATGATGAGAATAGTTTTGAGCTCTCCCCACTGAGCAGAGCCGTGACA contains:
- the MCM7 gene encoding DNA replication licensing factor MCM7 isoform X1 gives rise to the protein MAVKDYVLEKEKVKKFLQEFYQDDEFGKKQFKYGNQLVRLAHREQVAMYIDLDDVAEDDPELVDSICENARRYARLFADAIQELLPQYKEREVVNKDVLDVYIEHRLMMEQRSRDPGAARSPQNQYPPELMRRFELYFQGPSSNKPRVIREVRADSVGKLVTVRGIVTRVSEVKPRMVVATYTCDQCGAETYQPIQSPTFMPLIMCPSQECQTNRSGGRLYLQTRGSKFIKFQEMKMQEHSDQVPVGNIPRSITVLVEGENTRIAQPGDHVSVTGIFLPILRSGFRQVVQGLLSETYLEAHRVVKMSKSEDDESAAGELSREELRRIAEEDFYEKLAASIAPEIYGHEDVKKALLLLLVGGVDQSPRGMKIRGNINICLMGDPGVAKSQLLSYIDRLAPRSQYTTGRGSSGVGLTAAVLRDSVTGELTLEGGALVLADQGVCCIDEFDKMAEADRTAIHEVMEQQTISIAKAGILTTLNARCSILAAANPAYGRYNPRRTLEQNIQLPAALLSRFDLLWLIQDRPDRDNDLRLAQHITYVHQHSRQPPAQFEPLDMKLMRRYIAMCRDKQPTVPESLADYITAAYVEMRREAWASKDATYTSARTLLAILRLSTALARLRMVDVVEKEDVNEAIRLMEMSKDSLLGDKGQTARTQRPADVIFATVRELVSEGRSVRFSEAEQRCISRGFTPAQFQAALDEYEELNVWQVNTARTRITFV
- the MCM7 gene encoding DNA replication licensing factor MCM7 isoform X2; the encoded protein is MYIDLDDVAEDDPELVDSICENARRYARLFADAIQELLPQYKEREVVNKDVLDVYIEHRLMMEQRSRDPGAARSPQNQYPPELMRRFELYFQGPSSNKPRVIREVRADSVGKLVTVRGIVTRVSEVKPRMVVATYTCDQCGAETYQPIQSPTFMPLIMCPSQECQTNRSGGRLYLQTRGSKFIKFQEMKMQEHSDQVPVGNIPRSITVLVEGENTRIAQPGDHVSVTGIFLPILRSGFRQVVQGLLSETYLEAHRVVKMSKSEDDESAAGELSREELRRIAEEDFYEKLAASIAPEIYGHEDVKKALLLLLVGGVDQSPRGMKIRGNINICLMGDPGVAKSQLLSYIDRLAPRSQYTTGRGSSGVGLTAAVLRDSVTGELTLEGGALVLADQGVCCIDEFDKMAEADRTAIHEVMEQQTISIAKAGILTTLNARCSILAAANPAYGRYNPRRTLEQNIQLPAALLSRFDLLWLIQDRPDRDNDLRLAQHITYVHQHSRQPPAQFEPLDMKLMRRYIAMCRDKQPTVPESLADYITAAYVEMRREAWASKDATYTSARTLLAILRLSTALARLRMVDVVEKEDVNEAIRLMEMSKDSLLGDKGQTARTQRPADVIFATVRELVSEGRSVRFSEAEQRCISRGFTPAQFQAALDEYEELNVWQVNTARTRITFV
- the COPS6 gene encoding COP9 signalosome complex subunit 6 isoform X2, translating into MRPLSMRRRPTEARREGAGPRLAGAGKMAAANGSGGSSGMEVDAAVPSVMASGVTGSVSVALHPLVILNISDHWIRMRSQEGRPVQVIGALIGKQEGRNIEVMNSFELLSHTVEEKIIIDKEYYYTKEEQFKQVFKELEFLGWYTTGGPPDPSDIHVHKQVCEIIESPLFLKLNPMTKHTDLPVSVFESVIDIINGEATMLFAELTYTLATEEAERIGVDHVARMTATGSGENSTVAEHLIAQHSAIKMLHSRVKLILEYVKASEAGEVPFNHEILREAYALCHCLPVLSTDKFKTDFYDQCNDVGLMAYLGTITKTCNTMNQFVNKFNVLYDRQGIGRRMRGLFF
- the COPS6 gene encoding COP9 signalosome complex subunit 6 isoform X1, yielding MRPLSMRRRPTEARREGAGPRLAGAGKMAAANGSGGSSGMEVDAAVVPSVMASGVTGSVSVALHPLVILNISDHWIRMRSQEGRPVQVIGALIGKQEGRNIEVMNSFELLSHTVEEKIIIDKEYYYTKEEQFKQVFKELEFLGWYTTGGPPDPSDIHVHKQVCEIIESPLFLKLNPMTKHTDLPVSVFESVIDIINGEATMLFAELTYTLATEEAERIGVDHVARMTATGSGENSTVAEHLIAQHSAIKMLHSRVKLILEYVKASEAGEVPFNHEILREAYALCHCLPVLSTDKFKTDFYDQCNDVGLMAYLGTITKTCNTMNQFVNKFNVLYDRQGIGRRMRGLFF